The Bacillota bacterium genome has a segment encoding these proteins:
- a CDS encoding spore coat protein codes for MSQRIQNPEPTPAVKGPELNDRDLLNDILATAKYLTDGYNVFAREASHQTLHQDVLGMLNQTHECARKCYELMFRKGWYALETAELQQVQQAQQQFAGYMNQFPYQ; via the coding sequence GTGTCGCAGCGTATTCAAAACCCGGAGCCGACCCCTGCGGTGAAAGGTCCGGAACTGAACGACCGTGATCTGCTCAACGATATCTTGGCTACGGCGAAGTACCTGACGGACGGATACAATGTCTTTGCTCGGGAAGCTAGTCACCAGACTCTGCATCAGGATGTCTTAGGAATGCTCAACCAGACCCACGAATGTGCAAGAAAATGCTATGAACTGATGTTCCGCAAGGGTTGGTACGCTTTGGAGACCGCTGAACTGCAGCAGGTTCAGCAGGCACAGCAACAGTTTGCTGGGTATATGAATCAGTTTCCCTACCAATAG